Genomic segment of Bemisia tabaci chromosome 9, PGI_BMITA_v3:
TGGAAAATGGAACGAATAAAAAATTCTGTGCCATAAACATGTAAATATGTACATATCTCATCTCTCAATCTCTCAATCCTATTATCTGCCGCTTGTAAAATACTCTGAGATCGCATTTTCAAGGCATGTTTAGCTGCGATAAAAAACTCCGCACACGCTCTATGGAATGAAACCAttaacaatactgccgtgctaaggaaaaacaccgcatgagtcctcaagcgttgccaaatctccttggagaaatctcgaatttttggacaaatttttaaacttttttcatccaatttttttaagaattttgttcgtgatttcatctaaagtttctggaaatttgaaggaaaaatatgcataaccgtcttcaaaaatgcatattttctcagaggcaattcggcaacattcgaatgctcgtacggcggttttcctcagcacggcacaATAGCTGACAATGCTGGAAACACTGCAAACCAATACGAGCGATATCTGAATTCTGAGCTAAAACAGCGCTGAGTGTCCTACAATAGGGCGGTCACGCGCTTCCCACCACGTGACCCATGTGGAATACTCGAATCACAGAATATGATTAACACATTTTCAATGGTTTTATGGACGGATATGCAGATGCTGGATCATATAAAATCTTACAATTTTTACCTatctcacggaaaaaattgattatgggacgccatattttgtgtcagaacgccATGCAATATATctcatcgattggttccattatttcagctactcgttatttttctcgaatattgagatcgcaattttgttgtccgGTGACTAAAGAATGCACTTACCAATTTTCACAAACAAATCCAACGTATTAAggccgtggtttttttagaggaaaaaatagcattcgacactgatatcgaaactgcactcaaatgcgatatttttactttgaaaaaaccacgcctttaatacgttgaatttggtTGTCAAAATTGATATATGAATTCTTTagcctcctgacaacagaattgcgatctcaaaatatgagaaaaatgacgactggctgaaaaaatgggaccaatcgatgcgatatatcgcatgtcgttctgacacaaaatatggcgtccatcgaatcaccttaaattgttaaaaaatatgtaagacaattttcaaatgtatattttacaatgatcgaaagctaatttaaccgggggttgttaaattagcattttatttattgtaaaatctacattggaaCATGTCGGATACTTTTTTCAACtacaaaattgtcaaatcagcCGTATCATTTTTTCCCGTGTGCTCTCTTCATTCTTTAGGTTTCATTTGCATCTCTACACTCTACCAGAATAGTGATTTTAAcgtttgaggggcttggaggacaaggcacataagtgcaatttttgaaaaaaaaattgagttctggaaaaaatgatttcaagtaaaactagtcttaatgcctACGCTGTGAAAAGGTcgatcccaaattccaatttttaagcatcaaaaagttagttcGAACTTTTTTCCGTCATAATATGGTCCATGTAattccgaaacttcaaacatgtgtTCTCAAtatagcaaaaactgctctcatgcgccttgtcctcctagCCCCCCGTTTagcatttcaaagaaatatgaaGAGCAATAATTATTCATAATCGTAGGAATGAGTGCGAATTATGAAAtacttttgataattttttaacgTAAAACGTGCTGTTTGGGACATAAACAagcgtttttaaaaaataaacttgttCTAAGAATCATGGGAAGAAGTGGGAACTTTTTGTGGGGGAGGTCAAAGAGTGTATCTACTTGGGGGAGGGAGCACAAAGAGAAACCCAACCAAGGGAATTCGTGGAATTCTCCCAGTTCCCATTCGAGGGTTTGGGGATTTCCATATCGAAAGGGGGTCCACAGCATCtctttaggaaaaatattttgaaaaattgagtcgtctaAGGAACAATTTTGATCTGTTCTCACCgaaaaatttatcaaatgacaatttcaaaagtaaaagaTGTGTTGTGTACTTACTAAGAAAAATCCCTCACACTTCTTGGGAGGGGCCATGAAGATTTCTAGAGGGGAGGGGGTAGTTTCCCCTCAGCCctcctagttccgcccatgctTAAACTTTAGGAACAGAGAAAGCCTCAGTGTCGATTGGAAAAAAGGCACTTTTACTTATATCAATATGCTCGGCTTGCAGCGCAGCTGACACAGAATTCATTATCACATATTTGCGAAAACAGTAGAGCTGAAACCGAGCGATTTTCAATAGATTTTGTGAATGATGGCGGTTGAAGGAATGGGGTGGGAGGAGGCATGGCAGAGTGAATGAACGATGATATTCGTGCGAGCGGTTCGTGCTGTTCCAAGGCGTTTCATGAGAATACAGCACACGAAGAATGAGAAAGGAACAAGACATCTGTAAGGCCGGCAAGTTCTCTTAGCCGGCGCTCACTCAATGGCAGGCGCGTCAATTTGAATTTTCGCGCTCAGATTTGAATTTGCGCGCTCCAGCCATCCCGCCATACTTGCGCAACGGAAACGCACGTCACCCCACTCTGCGCATGTATAATCACAGAGTCATCTATGTTGCCGCTTTGAATAAACATTCTATTTTCGTTGTATGCAAAATTACTATTTACCTATTCACAGCGACAACAGTGTTATTTACGCACAAAGAAGTTGCGCAGTGGCCATCTGCGCAGTTTATGTTGGCTCACGGTCGAAGGggaagagagaagagaggagaagCAGTGAGCGCAGGATTTTCGTATTCGAGTGGTTCGTGATGCGGTCAACAGACTTGCGTTGCCTTGTGCTGTGATGGAAAGTTAAAGTTTGCTCTATTTAGTGTCAATAATTACTCAGTTGAAAATGTTCTGACTAGATAGTTTGGTGTTTGTTAACCAATTTTCTatgttgattaatttttatcagGTAAGAAGTTTTCCTACTAGATTTTAGATGGTTTGGGTCGATACGGTTCCTTATTGCGTCGTAGTTTTACACGGCAGCCATCTTATTAGTGACCTGAATCTTGCATTCGTTATTCACTATTTTTTAATTCTCGGTTTATTCAGAACGCTAGTTTATTTAGTTCACTTCCTCCTAATCGATCATCTTATTCATTTTACCTACGGATCGATTCCGCATCGCAGTTTTCTGAATATACCGAGCATAAGTTGTTGAGTTCATTGTTCTCTTGGCCTCCTTTTGCACAGAAGGAAAGAGATGGGTTTCTTCCCTCTTTGAGTTTCTTCAGCTCTCATCCTAATATTACGGCAATATTTAACTATTGCTGGCTAGTTTCGTTTTTTAACCATTGGGGGATGTACTTGACTATTTTCTCAATCTCACTGCTCGAGGGGAAAGTTTGTATTCATGCTCGTGCGGCCATTGTTCGAGCTTGTACATGAATGAAGGTCAGTGCAATCGGAACAGAAAATATATCTCCTATTTTGGGCAGATGGTACCTTACTTATTATTTGTGctcatttatttattcttaTTCCTCTCCAATTTACTGTATTCAACTTGTAACCCGTAGCAGTTTCCTTCTTGATAACATCAACCTTTTATCCTCCTCCCATTTCAATGAGTTCTGTTAGATGATGTAGCGTCTCCACGCTGAAGACTTCCATGatattttttattccttctGATTTTTCATAATCAGTCACAAAGAGGTGTGGGAGCCAATTCATATTGAGAAATCTATGAATGACTGAGGAACCAAGAATGCTGTGCTCGTCCAGAGAGAATTGAGACGAAGCTTCAAGTATTGCCCATTCTGAGATTCCTGAGCCAGatgtgtcgtcagctaagttgatgGTTGTTTACTTTAGGTTTGTAAGAGCTAACGATGACTCTAGGCCTCTGCCCATAGCGGCATTCGCTACCATCTACCttgaaaacatcagtctcatAATCGTATCCTATATTAACTACTGATCAGTTATGGTTCACGACTtttatgtggttgtgatttctgtgtggctaataattaaagtgttacaaggtttaaaagtgttaaaaaattaattttaagcttgtgttcttgccTCTGCGAGAGtctgatgttttcatgtggatagtagtgacacCCAAACGCTTGCAaactgaaagtaaacaaccgtcaacttagttGACGACATTTCTTCAGATTATGATAGAACAGTCTTCAGTCCTCAAACTACTACTCACCAACTgggagctgattattgaaactatgtcagcatgacaagacaagacatagctgTATCCTAACCATGTAATAGGTATATCGCATTTCAATGTCTCATCGGGCTaccttaaactttcaataatcagcctgctgggtTTTAATAATGGACTGTTATCAGTAGAGTTTGCATGTTAATCACTTTCATTGATGAAATTGGATTAATTCTGTGGAAGAAACCGAAGTATGTACCAAAGCAGTGGATGGCGGTCCACAGTGTTTTTTGAAGGATGGTATTACCATTAATATTGGACGCAGAAACTAGGCGTGCGGATGGATTTTATTGTATTCAGGATCTTTAACTTCTTATGTTTTCAAGAAACTGGTGGATCAATAGCGTATTTTTAATTGTTCAcggaaattttcttaaaaaggtTTCATGAATCAACACTGGTTGAAATGAACACCTAGCGCGCAACTAAACGAACCGTGGagtacttatttatttatttatttttacaaaaagaaaattacgaaaataatCACACTTAAAGTGGCAAGACCCTCCAGTAAGCAATGCTGCTATTGCTAGTCATTTGGTTTCATTCGCATCATGCCGGCCTCTCAGTGTTGCCTAACATGTAAGGACTGACTCGTCTGGTGCTTGCAGATGGGTGCTCAACTGACAACACTGGCTTGAGAAAATTGTAATTTACCTTAATTTTTCCGGCTGTTACTTATTTACAATTCAGAAATAGGGTTTCACAGTGCACAAATTCATACTGAGAAGTGTCACCGGGAGATAGCTGAAAACTATAGAGTTACTGGTGTACTGTCACTATTTCAGCCTTAGAATTTTAAAACATGGAAGGGTTATTAAGGTGAGAgacggaattcaattttcttgctCGTTTTCCGGTCTTTAAGACTTTTTATTGCTTGTTTTTCttaggtaaaattattgaactggAGACATAGTAAGGACAATGAAAGAGAAACAGCAAGCCAGCTTGTACGACAAACGAGGAAGAATGGTCTCAAACATGCGGCAGCCTCACACCCAACGCGCAAGCGATAGAAGCAGTCACGATGTGTGCCATAAACTATCTAACAAATTTATCCTAGactctttaaaaattgataagcCTGTTTTTAATTCAAGTGATAAGCCTGTTACTACCAACAATCAGTACAATCGACAAGGCAGTGTGAACTCAAAGCCTGCTACTAAGAAATCAAAGCCTCAGCAGTGCTATTACATGAACAACAGCAACAAATTTTTCCAGCCTATCGAAGCTTTGTCCAAAGAAAATTCTCCAATCGCAGCTTCCCAGAAGAAGAAACCTACCCAATCTAGGAACAGGAATAGTCCA
This window contains:
- the LOC109039238 gene encoding uncharacterized protein, whose translation is MKEKQQASLYDKRGRMVSNMRQPHTQRASDRSSHDVCHKLSNKFILDSLKIDKPVFNSSDKPVTTNNQYNRQGSVNSKPATKKSKPQQCYYMNNSNKFFQPIEALSKENSPIAASQKKKPTQSRNRNSPSWNRDCTLSPIFTYYAGAKFSSPPSPDELPKPPTTWLQPAPGSCTCPCSSPCSNCPPVSCNSQNTLLHVQA